Proteins from one Impatiens glandulifera chromosome 2, dImpGla2.1, whole genome shotgun sequence genomic window:
- the LOC124927867 gene encoding 50S ribosomal protein L13, chloroplastic, giving the protein MASICASSSSSSLAFSPISSQPYRASLTKPQFLGFPLIALSSKPTIQANTHRSFQVRCQDSSIVPSDQRWLYEESQLSGPDVWNKTWYPKASDHVNTEKTWYVVDATDKILGRLASTIAIHIRGKNLATYTPSVDMGAFVIVVNAEKVAVSGKKRTQKLYRRHSGRPGGMTVETFDQLQQRIPERIVEHAVSGMLPKGRLGRALFTHLKVYTGPDHPHEAQKPIDLPIRDKRIQIQK; this is encoded by the exons ATGGCTTCGATTTGcgcttcatcttcttcttcttcgcttGCCTTCTCACCCATTTCGTCACAACCTTACCGTGCTTCATTGACGAAACCTCAATTTTTGGGTTTCCCCTTGATTGCATTATCATCCAAACCCACAATTCAAGCGAACACCCACCGCTCGTTTCAGGTCCGATGCCAAGATTCATCCATCGTTCCCTCGGACCAGAGGTGGCTTTACGAAGAATCTCAACTCAGCGGCCCA GATGTGTGGAACAAGACATGGTATCCAAAAGCTTCTGATCATGTTAACACGGAGAAAACATGGTATGTTGTTGATGCTACAGACAAAATCTTAGGAAGACTAGCATCAACTATAGCCATTCATATTCGTGGCAAGAATCTTGCAACCTACACTCCTAGTGTTGACATGGGAGCTTTTGTTATAGTG GTGAATGCTGAAAAAGTAGCAGTATCTGGGAAAAAGAGGACACAGAAACTTTACAGGAGACATTCAGGGAGGCCTGGTGGTATGACTGTAGAGACATTCGATCAGTTGCAACAAAGAATTCCTGAAAGAATTGTAGAACATGCAGTTTCCGGCATGCTTCCTAAGGGCAGA CTTGGCAGAGCACTATTTACCCATCTGAAGGTGTACACTGGCCCTGACCATCCTCATGAAGCCCAAAAGCCAATTGATCTCCCCATAAGGGACAAGAGGATACAGATTCAGAAATAG
- the LOC124925924 gene encoding mitogen-activated protein kinase 19-like, producing MDFFTEYGEANRYKILEVVGKGSYGVVCAAIDTQTGEKVAIKKITNIFEHISDATRILREIKLLRLLLHPDIVDIKCIMLPPSRREFKDIYVIFELMESDLHQVIKANDDLTPDHHRFFLYQMLRALKYMHTANVYHRDLKPKNILANANCKLKICDFGLARVAFNDTPATIFWTDYVATRWYRAPELCGSFLSRYTPAIDIWSIGCIFAEVLTGKPLFPGKSVVHQLDLITNLLGTPSSDTITGVRNDKARKYLTSMRKKNPVGFTEKFPNADPLALNLLKRLLAFDPKDRPTAEEALADPYFKGLAKIEREPSCQPISKLEFEFERRRVTKEDIRELIYREILEHHPQMLKDHMEGIDGPNFMYPSAVGQFRRQFNYLQENSGQSGPVIPPERKHASLPRSTINSSVIPPKSIANFSVPCNRQGMEEACNIARVTDTISGNVVRPLRPPPRLPTDKPGLMRAIGPVLPFESYRNTNDASGSRLVTVHNSVAPSPMTISISPGTNKEKEEISTKAQANGKPASEMPVEVKRSQLEDQISLNARVGLKQKSPFSATAAAHREVGTVHLG from the exons ATGGACTTCTTCACTGAATATGGGGAGGCTAATAGATACAAAATTTTGGAAGTCGTTGGTAAGGGAAGCTATGGGGTTGTATGTGCAGCTATCGACACACAAACCGGGGAAAAAGTAGCCATTAAAAAGATAACAAACATTTTCGAGCACATTTCTGATGCTACCCGGATTTTGCGAGAAATAAAATTGCTCAGGCTTTTGCTGCATCCTGATATAGTTGACATTAAATGTATCATGTTACCACCTTCTAGGCGAGAATTCAAGgacatttatgttatttttgagCTCATGGAGTCTGATCTTCACCAGGTCATCAAAGCTAACGATGACTTGACGCCGGATCACCATCGATTCTTCCTATATCAGATGCTACGTGCACTCAAATACATGCATACTG CAAACGTATACCATCGGGACCTAAAACCAAAGAATATACTGGCCAATGCTAATTGTAAGCTTAAAATATGTGATTTTGGATTAGCAAGAGTTGCCTTTAATGATACGCCAGCAACAATTTTCTGGACG GATTATGTGGCTACCAGATGGTATAGGGCTCCTGAGCTGTGCGGATCATTCTTATCAAGG TATACACCTGCTATCGATATCTGGAGTATTGGCTGCATCTTTGCGGAAGTACTGACAGGGAAACCACTATTTCCTGGAAAAAGTGTTGTTCATCAGTTGGATTTGATTACTAATCTTCTTGGTACACCTTCATCTGATACCATAACCGGA GTTCGGAATGATAAAGCCAGAAAATACTTGACATCTATGCGAAAAAAGAATCCCGTTGGATTTACTGAGAAATTTCCAAATGCAGATCCTTTAGCCCTTAACTTATTGAAAAGATTATTAGCATTTGACCCAAAGGATCGGCCCACTGCAGAGGAG GCACTGGCTGATCCTTATTTTAAGGGGCTAGCTAAAATTGAGAGAGAACCTTCTTGTCAACCCATCTCGAAGCTAGAATTTGAGTTTGAGAGACGACGGGTGACTAAGGAGGATATTAGAGAGCTTATTTATAGAGAAATACTGGAACATCATCCTCAGATGCTCAAGGATCACATGGAGGGCATTGATGGCCCAAACTTTATGTATCCTAG TGCTGTTGGTCAATTCAGAAGGCAGTTCAATTATCTCCAGGAAAATAGTGGTCAAAGTGGTCCTGTTATTCCGCCAGAAAGGAAGCATGCCTCCCTTCCTCG CTCTACCATTAACTCAAGTGTGATACCTCCAAAGTcgattgcaaacttttcagtaCCTTGTAATAGGCAAGGTATGGAAGAAGCATGCAACATTGCTAGGGTTACAGATACAATTTCAGGAAACGTCGTTAGACCATTACGCCCTCCACCTAGGTTACCCACAG ACAAGCCAGGCCTCATGAGAGCTATTGGACCAGTTCTACCTTTCGAGAGTTACAGAAACACAAATGATGCATCTGGTTCACGGTTGGTTACTGTTCACAATAGTGTTGCTCCATCTCCCATGACAATTTCAATTTCTCCGGGAACCAATAAAGAAAAGGAGGAGATCAGCACTAAAGCACAAGCAAATGGGAAACCGGCATCAGAAATGCCGGTTGAAGTTAAAAGAAGCCAATTGGAGGACCAAATATCGCTTAATGCTCGAGTAGGGCTTAAGCAAAAGTCACCGTTTAGCGCAACAGCAGCTGCTCACAGGGAGGTGGGAACAGTTCACCTTGGATGA
- the LOC124928077 gene encoding cytochrome P450 CYP72A219-like, with translation MEVKISLIIALTLIILLLLYMWKALDRLWLKPKKLEKLLRLQGLKGNPYRLFYGDTIDMATMAKEASSTSLNVTDDILPFVLPFHHHIMKKHGKNCFSWSGPLPRINIMDPELINEILLKNNTFRKPEQSPVHKLLNTGLVTYEDEKWTKHRKIMNPAFYAEKLKQMLPHIYTSCREIINKWEELIPKGGSSEVDVSPYLRNLTSDVISRVAFGSCYEEGRRIFELQQEQSQLVYVAMQSLIPGWRFLPNKTNKRMKEIYNEIDSLVLGIIENKMKAMNVVEEEGDGDLLAMLLRANLEEIEEHDAGMSIKEVIEECKLFYFAGQETTANLLTWAVVLLSQHPNWQERAREEVQKVLGERKPDYEGLNRLKVVTMILNEVLRLYPPSIMLMRIVHEETKLGEMTLPGGVRVIVPTIFVHRDEEVWGEDAKEFKPERFSEGIAKAMKKQVCFFPFGGGPRICIGNNMAMFEAKVALAMILQHFKFELSPYYNHAPGFVVTLRPQKGAHLILHRI, from the exons ATGGAAGTCAAGATCAGTCTGATCATTGCTTTAACACTCATAATACTACTACTACTATACATGTGGAAAGCTCTGGATCGCCTATGGTTGAAGCCTAAAAAGCTAGAAAAGTTGCTGAGACTGCAAGGTCTCAAGGGAAACCCCTATAGGTTGTTCTATGGAGATACTATAGATATGGCTACTATGGCAAAAGAAGCAAGTTCTACCTCTCTAAACGTAACCGATGACATCCTGCCTTTTGTTTTGCCATTCCACCATCATATCATGAAGAAACATG GTAAAAATTGTTTTTCATGGAGCGGGCCACTTCCGAGGATTAACATCATGGATCCTGAgcttataaatgaaatattgcTTAAGAACAATACATTTAGAAAACCAGAGCAGAGCCCTGTTCACAAATTATTAAACACAGGCCTTGTAACATATGAGGATGAGAAATGGACCAAGCATAGGAAAATTATGAATCCAGCTTTCTATGCAGAGAAGTTAAAG CAAATGTTGCCGCACATATATACAAGCTGTAGGGAGATAATAAACAAATGGGAGGAACTAATCCCAAAAGGAGGATCAAGTGAGGTGGACGTGTCGCCATATCTGCGTAACTTAACATCGGATGTGATTTCTAGGGTTGCATTTGGAAGTTGCTATGAGGAAGGAAGAAGGATATTTGAGCTCCAACAGGAACAGTCTCAACTTGTATATGTTGCTATGCAGTCACTGATTCCAGGATGGAG GTTCTTGCCAAACAAGACAAATAAGAGAATGAAAGAAATCTACAATGAGATAGATAGTCTTGTGCTAGGCATAATAGAGAACAAGATGAAGGCCATGAATGTAGTTGAAGAAGAAGGTGATGGAGATTTATTAGCTATGCTGTTACGAGCAAATCTGGAAGAAATTGAAGAACATGATGCTGGAATGAGTATCAAGGAAGTAATAGAAGAATGCAAGCTATTCTATTTCGCAGGGCAAGAGACAACTGCAAATCTACTAACATGGGCTGTAGTTTTATTAAGCCAACACCCGAATTGGCAAGAACGTGCAAGGGAAGAAGTTCAGAAAGTCCTAGGTGAAAGAAAACCAGATTACGAAGGGCTAAATCGTCTGAAAGTT GTAACGATGATATTGAACGAGGTTCTAAGATTATATCCACCATCAATAATGCTAATGCGAATTGTTCATGAAGAGACGAAACTAGGAGAGATGACCTTACCTGGTGGAGTGCGAGTGATAGTGCCGACGATCTTCGTTCATCGTGATGAAGAAGTTTGGGGTGAAGATGCAAAGGAATTCAAACCGGAGAGATTCAGTGAAGGAATAGCGAAGGCGATGAAGAAACAAGTTTGTTTCTTCCCTTTTGGAGGAGGTCCTAGGATATGCATAGGGAACAATATGGCAATGTTTGAAGCAAAGGTGGCTCTAGCGATGATACTTCAACACTTTAAGTTTGAGCTTTCGCCATACTATAATCATGCGCCTGGATTTGTTGTAACCCTTCGTCCTCAAAAGGGAGCTCACCTCATATTGCATAGAATCTAG
- the LOC124928078 gene encoding 60S ribosomal protein L18a-like protein: protein MSEEEGKERGIATGSYPPNQQPPSQVYYGTFQGVANYPPQPTIGFPQPVPPPGTFAQPPPPPPQYYAHGYQTVPGYAIAEGLPMRERRLPCCGIGMGWFLFITGFFLVGIPWYLGALFILCSRRIDYREKPGYVSCTIAAVLVTIAIIFGSTSRDWDWD from the exons ATGTCCGAAGAAGAGGGGAAAGAACGAGGAATCGCCACTGGCAGTTATCCACCTAACCAACAGCCACCGTCGCAGGTGTACTACGGTACCTTCCAGGGAGTAGCCAATTATCCTCCTCAGCCAACTATCGGTTTCCCTCAACCAGTTCCACCTCCAGGAACCTTTGCTCagccaccaccaccaccaccgcaGTACTATGCTCATGGTTATCAGACAGTTCCAG GTTATGCCATTGCTGAAGGACTGCCAATGAGAGAGAGACGTCTTCCTTGCTGTGGCATTGGAATGGGATGGTTCTT GTTCATAACTGGCTTCTTCCTTGTTGGAATCCCCTGGTATCTTGGAGCACTTTTTATACTTTGCAGCAGAAGAATTGACTACAGAGAGAAGCCAGGATATGTTTCATGTACTATCGCT GCTGTTCTTGTAACCATTGCTATCATTTTTGGTTCGACATCACGTGACTGGGATTGGGATTGA
- the LOC124926255 gene encoding pentatricopeptide repeat-containing protein At3g14580, mitochondrial produces MMSSLSKSEFCLIRLYSSRPSWVPSFITKWTRSSSSRSSPKSASPDFLINHKDWLSPNEVVKIFQTLEDPTLAISAFNEISKRKDYRPTEAVYTSVITKLAQAKHFDAIEELMQRIKIERSCRLSDDFFYHVIKIYGHLAGRINRAIETLFDMPNYKCWPTIKTFNFVLNLLVSTKQFDIIHEVYMGASKLGVEIDACCLNILIKGLCGCGDLNGALQLLDEFPKQHCKPNVRTYSTLMHGLFERRRFDEAFGLFERMEKEGIELDTIAYNTLIWGMRKQGGKVEEGVELLRRMRFKGCEPNEATYQEVVYGLLEGKKFVEAKDFMDRMMSTGGRPSYDSFKLLINGLCSQGLVEDVNWAVKKMVCYGYAPKKGMWAPMIRLLMVSRNRSNNELLLEEIIGNG; encoded by the coding sequence ATGATGAGTTCACTCTCTAAATCTGAATTCTGTTTAATCAGATTATACAGTAGTAGACCTTCCTGGGTTCCTTCTTTCATTACAAAATGGActcgttcttcttcttctaggtCGTCTCCGAAATCTGCAAGTCCTGATTTCCTCATCAATCATAAAGACTGGTTAAGCCCTAATGAAGTTGTTAAGATTTTCCAAACCCTTGAAGATCCAACTTTAGCAATTTCGGCCTTCAATGAAATCTCCAAGCGTAAGGACTACAGGCCAACTGAAGCCGTCTATACATCAGTCATCACTAAGCTAGCACAGGCCAAACATTTCGACGCAATTGAAGAGTTAATGCAGAGAATCAAGATCGAAAGAAGTTGCAGGCTTTCCGATGATTTCTTCTACCATGTAATCAAGATATACGGTCATTTAGCTGGCCGAATAAACCGAGCAATCGAGACCCTTTTCGATATGCCGAATTACAAATGTTGGCCAACTATCAAAACCTTCAATTTCGTTCTCAATTTACTTGTGTCCACTAAGCAATTCGATATTATCCATGAGGTTTATATGGGTGCTTCGAAATTAGGAGTTGAAATTGACGCCTGTTGTTTGAACATCCTAATCAAAGGGCTATGTGGATGTGGTGACCTGAATGGTGCACTCCAACTGCTCGACGAATTTCCTAAACAACATTGCAAGCCAAATGTGAGAACATACTCAACTCTAATGCACGGTTTGTTTGAACGCAGGCGATTTGATGAAGCGTTTGGGTTGTTCGAGAGGATGGAGAAAGAGGGAATTGAGTTAGACACGATTGCTTACAATACTCTGATTTGGGGGATGAGGAAACAGGGAGGGAAAGTGGAAGAAGGAGTTGAGCTTTTAAGGAGAATGAGATTTAAAGGGTGTGAACCAAATGAAGCAACTTATCAGGAGGTGGTGTATGGATTGCTTGAAGGGAAGAAGTTTGTGGAAGCTAAGGATTTTATGGATAGGATGATGTCTACAGGTGGAAGGCCAAGTTATGACTCGTTTAAGTTGTTGATCAATGGGCTGTGTAGTCAAGGTCTGGTTGAAGATGTGAACTGGGCTGTTAAGAAAATGGTTTGTTATGGTTATGCTCCGAAAAAGGGTATGTGGGCACCAATGATTCGTCTGCTGATGGTGTCGAGAAATAGAAGCAATAATGAGCTTCTCTTGGAAGAAATTATTGGAAATGGATGA